Sequence from the Nymphaea colorata isolate Beijing-Zhang1983 chromosome 9, ASM883128v2, whole genome shotgun sequence genome:
GAAATGGCGAAGCAAGGAAACGACATGGAAGCATCGATGGGGACCCTGCGACGACGACCGgcaggaggaagagagagggaaacaagagagagagagagagagagagagagtgcgtaTAATTAGGGGCAGCTGGTCAAGGACTCAAATTTGACTCCAGACGATCCGGGAGAGCGAGGGTGGATGGGAGAGAAGACACATTGGGACTAATCCAATTTTGTGCAATTGGATATGAAATCGGACTCAGATTCGaattatattttccaaaaatcAGATTTACATCCCATTGGCACAAGGCACTTACATTTATATGATTGAAATTTAGCTATTCCGATGGAGTTAGAGTTAGTAATGAATACATTTTCATAATCGAATATATTCAATCTATTTGACTACAAAGAATTCTAATTTGCCGGATGAAAGTGAGTTTCGGTGTTTCTAAGAAGATGCAGCCCAAATAATGATGCAGTTCTCATGTCCCTTTACATGAAAGCAGACCTGTCAATGGCAGCAGTGGGTGGAGATGAATTAAATGCCcacagagaaaaaaattaattctgaAAGGAAATATGAAACTGTTCTTCTGTTCAAATCTGATTTGAACGCACGCCATTTAGATGTGATCTAACACAACGCGTTTATGGCCATAAAATTTTGTTGGCCTTTTTCTAAACTAAGGatattaatattttcatttgtctaATTACTAGTTCAAAATTTATCAGATGGTGAAGAAAATAAGGTTTGATTGCTaattaaaatcagatatggCATGTGATTTTGCACCCGAATCTAAATTCAAGTCCAAACCATGagcaaaatttgataaaatccTTGTGAACTAGTAATAATGTTTCGGAGTTTAAGCTAATCATGGTCAAATTTAGTTATAGAAGGTCGTCATTCTCAAGGGTGGAActagaactagaaattttttcccgagcattttcaaaatttgtataaaaGCCGCCACGACCGTTGCAGGCCTCCTACCTTTATTCAATAAAGCCCAATGGAGTCAATGCAATCTAATTCTCATTACATTCTGGTCGCagtccttttttttatataattttttaatttttttggattagatattgaagaagatgaactacttttgaatttggtttttgtGAATTTGATGATTCAACGACCTTTCTTGAATCCGCGTTGAATTCTGTTCTGGAAACCGGAAATAGTTGATTGACTTCATAATTGCGCTTTATCAACTTTCTAGAAAATTATAAGCATCTTCAAGTAAATTTCATCTTTGGAAATTAGGAAACAATCTTTAACTGAGATGTTGTGGCAATTTCAAGGAACAAATCTTCAAGATTCATGAGGTTCTATTGAGATGTTTATATTGTACTTAGATATAAGACGTCAAATTGAACGGCTCATATCACATCAGAGTTTTAATCGTGGAGAAATCCCTATTATtgttaaaacaactaaaattaaagcatgttttgtatcaaattagtttttataaacatattaaggtgtttttattttgtttaaaatatatttctaacaaaaaatttaaagggTCTAGTTTTTATCCCTAACCTAATGGTCTAGAATttccaatttctctctctctctctctctctctctctatatatatatatatatatatatatatatatatatatatatatatatatatataaggattcAAATTAAAAGCAGATTTGCATCctcaagtgtatatatatatgaggagaAAATGAGTTAAAACGCTTCGCATTTTTCaaggttctttcttttttaggatTCAACTTAAAGAGAAAAACTTAAgatgtatataattttttatgggcaaaaaattaaatcagTTATTTGTATCTACATTGCACTTCGTTCAAACAGGTTTTAATATTAATTAGATTAAGTACATTTACGAAAAAAGATGTCATATTTAATATTTGTAGGTTTTGTTAGTAACCTTTTGGACACTTGAATCAATCAATTGTTAATGCCTTTGTCCGGTTTaaagataaaagaaaggaaacggCCATACGGTCTGATTGCTGTCCGGACCATTTCAAAGCAAGGCCGTGAATACGGAAGGGTGGTCCCTTTTAGAGACCCACCAAAATTGGCTCATTAGCTGACCTACCCTTACTGGTTTCAATAACCACACGAAATTTTGTACATATCTGATGTTTGTGgtaattatatatatctaaatcTCTTGTTGAATCAGTtccaaatatacattttttggggataaagtaaataaaaatgtgaaaattggCTCCAAATATTAAAACggaaatattttatattaaattcgTATTTATAACTATTCTagaatgtttatattttgttcaaaacatattttaacaaaatttaagaggtctgatTTGTATCTCTGACCtaagtatatatacatatctatatatatatgcacatgcaagTTGTACTCAACTTAGAGAAAACAAGTATAAGTCAAATGTTTCagacccaagaaaaaaaatttattttttatgaaaataacttAAAGTAAGACTTATtctatattaaattaatatatatatgtattgtagaatgtttattttttgttcaaagcatattttaacaaaatttaaggTGTCTGATTTGTATCCTTGATCTAAGTGGTATGACATGTACCAATTTCCATATGGAGAGACACACAATCAAGTTGAACTCAACTTAGacaaaaacaaatatgaatCAAACGATTCACACCCGgcgaaatattttttatgtattttttcacatttcaaaaTGTATTACACAAGTGTTCGTGGAACCTAGTTGTCAAGGCATGATTTAGTTTTAGTTCAATTCCCTTTGCTTCCGTAATCAAACACGAGAATCCTGTAAATTGCAATACAAGAACAGCGTTTGACCTTGTTCCGCGTGGACCAAGTTCAACGCGGCATCTTCCTTATTCAggtaaaaaattatataaataattaaatatatgaAAACTCTAAATATATGGAAATTGATATACTTTCCTACGGAACAAATAGAAAAGTTTGTAACATTTGAATgtgaaaaattcaattttttgtcaATTGAATTTCAACAGcatttttatctttataaaCTTCAAAACCATCGGAACACCCCACAATCACCGTATGGCTAAATGGATGGCTAGATGTATATTTGTGCATGAACTGAGTAGACATGCAGATAAAAATATTGTGAATTAATTATGAGTTTTTCGATAAATTTGATCGGATAATTCAAAGCGCACtatcttttaatgttttttcatatatatacagTGAGTGAATGGTTCCCTCGTTCATTCATCAAGGCTGTCTACTTTGTTCGTCATGGactgttgaaagaaaaataaaatgaaaatttgtaaaataaaaatatacatcatctttgtattattgttttttctttcaactgtcAAACACCATGGATCGATGACCTCAGAACTAGGTCATGagtatatgtataatataaagTCAATAAAaagtaatataaaaaaatcGGCCCTCTATAGAAAATGATATAAAGTCTGTATTTGTCGTTTATAAAGCGTGGAATTGTTCATCCGGACATCTCATtgtttgaaacttcaaaaaaattgtgtatgtTTTGTgcattataaatatcaaatcagaAAAGTAGTCCTTACATTATGTTGCAGAATAACTGCTGTTAGTTTTAAAACGTTGCTTCTTAACACCATTAACTTTTCTCAAATGCATGTTctcatttcatatatatatatatatatatatatatatatatatatatatatatatatatatatatatatatataaaagttgcaACAGAGTCAAAAACTTAACgcggtcttttttttttttgggttggcaCAACGAGATTAAGCTGACAGACGACCAATTCTCAGTATCAAACTTTTTGCACTGCAAACAATGAGATCACTTCTTTACTACAAACAATAGGGTCACCGATGTACAAGTTAAAATGCGGCGAGACACAAAGCACCAAAGCAAGTAGGTACCCttaaaaagaaggaaagttAAGCGGAAACTTGGGTTTCTTTTTAGATGGTGGATAATGGTGCGCTAACTCAAAGTCAACAACGGGTAACCGCCCCCGTCTTATTCGTAGctcacgagagagagaagaccaTAAACAAGTCCTGAGTTTATACTTTACACCGAGAAGCTTTGATAAGCACACGCTGCTGTAGACGGCGACCTGACTCCACCGCTTCCGGAAAAAAATAACCACTTGTGCACAATGGGTGAGGGAACGTGCCGCCCAAGCACCTCGCTTGACTCACCCAATCCGGTCTTTCTTCCTCCATCTAGAAGATATGGATGCGGCTGCTGATTGAGTGGTGAACTGATTAGATCTAGAAAATATGCACGAGACTAATCAAAAGGTGTGCTTGACCCACTTTTGTGCTCCCCAAAAACCATTGAATCAAGTGATCGGATTTAGAAGATATATGCCTTCATTATGAATTCCCATTggattataatatatatatatatatatatatatatataatgacgaCGACTATATGAGACTTTTTTGAGAAAAGCAAGATTTGGTGGGCAAGAGGTTATTTCACCATCCAAACGAGAATCAAGCTCTTCctcgttttctttttgtttttagggTTCAAAACTATGTTGGTACCAGCTGCGGGATGTCCATATACTTtaacttagaaaaaaaaacaagtttcagGGATGGAAATCATGGGTATAAAAATTAACATGTTAGAATGCATGAAAGCTCAGTCATCCAAGTGTCGACACGAAGACCCAATGCAGGAGCGGAGCCAAGGTAGAGCCCCGATGGGCTctgctcaattttttttttaatttatatgtaaattaaaaaaaaatcacttgttctatataaaaaattttgaaaagtgatatttcggtaatattcaaaatttaaaaactttaattttttctgcctcataaaaaatttctgactccaccccTAACCCGATGTATGAATTTAACATTATAAACATtttgtaattgacatttttatctTTCTGAGCCCACAAAATGTGGTTTacaagtggatttttttttgtttttgtctatcATTTACGTATCCCAATATTTACCATCCAATAATCCTTAGAGtgaatttgtcaaaaaataaaaggaatgaaAACGCTGAGTGGCATTCGGCAGTAGAGTTGGAAAACCTCCTTGTTCATTCTGGGCCAGATTCTTTTGCTGCCGTCTAGAGGAGGCGTTGCCCACTGACAAACGGTCCAGGCTCCAGATATTCCCAACACAATTTGTTTGTTCGACTCTGTATTATGAGATCTATTTTCGGATCCAGGTGAGCGTTAATGcctttcaaattaagtttcgAATCTAAATGGATCAAGTCCACATCCGCATCAGGTTCCCTATCCTCTTTAGTTTGCAGGAGAAGAAGAGTTGGTTAGGTACCTTTCATGGAACTTGGACGTCCAAATCAAGGACCCTAGGCGAAGGAATATCTCTTCTGAGATTAACATGCAAGAAGAATATCTCTTTCTACCTCTGCACACTAcctttctagttttttttttttttttttaaaaaaaaaaagatgagatgaatgctctttttccttgtcataccaagacaaaaaggaaaaggcttcattttcttcttcctggttTCGTCATAAGATACTGAAGGCAGCACACACTTGCACGCAAAATCTCTCTGATTTTCTTGCAAGGATATGAGAAACTTGTAtgctaatgaaaaaaatgaaaaaaataacttttgcaTCTTTCGTTTTATAATAagaaactgcaaaaaaaaatcgTCGTAAAATGTAAATTGGTAGTAGTTGTGGCATTTAAAAACAGTTTTGATTaagacaaattttcaaatttgaaagtgTTGAGGCAACCTGGTTGAAGTTCGGACAAACTAAACTTGGAATTGACGGGATATTGTTCTGGAAAAGGTTCATTTCTAAAATTCGtaagaaaattaattttctttattacTGTCACccacatttttatatttaatttatgaTAGCATTAACCAGAATAAAAATGCTAAGTAAACGCCAAACGGTACATGTTAAGGTCATTCCTTCGGGTGACGAGGACATGTTACCAGTCTTCCCGGATTGAGAAGGAAAGGCGACTGTGCTCAGCACGACATGCGCGATCTACGCCTGCCCTAAGGGCGTGTCTGGTTGGCGGGCTACAGTTGGCGAGAAAATTTGATTCCCGTCTAAAGCCAGCAGACGTGCTGAACACATTCCGCATCAAAGGCAAGCTGGGCGAGTGCAAAAACAAGGAGTGGGTTGTACGCAAACAGGGATCCATTGGCATGCGGTCCCTCACTGCTTCACAGTTCACACACGGCGACGATATACGAACAGTAACGGATACGACTGACATTTTACCTcgttaaaaagataaaaagactGTCTTGATTTATAGTCCGTCTCTTCACATCAACAAAgaggtctctctttctctcaatgGAAATAAGCCTGGGCTAACAGAAGCCTTAAGAAAGAACATACGGCAGCTCAAAAAGCCACTACCAAATtgttcattgccaaactgagACTGTCGTGTGAGCATAATACATCCGTCTAAGCATCTCATTTTGGTTAAATAACGGCTGAACACTGATAGGGAGATAATAGTTTGTCAGCCATCAAATCCCAAAAGTACCAGAATTGAGACGAAACCACATAAAAACAGGCTACAACCATCCAAATCGAGCAACGAAACCACACTGCCATTCTCTTTTCCATTCTATTTACTTCTGATATATGGAAGATTGGTCTGGTTACATTCCTGCAcatgaaaacgaaaaaagaatTTGAATGTACACTATGTATGGAGGTGAAAGGTGAATTTTTGACCCATTTGAGGGCTTAGCAACGACGGTCACAAACCAAAAACCCAAGTGTAACTTTTGTAATATAGGACGAGAGTTCTAAGTTGAACAAGTTTCACAGTTTTAAACTTctgcttctcttctttttcggGGTTTCATGGACCTGGGCTTTGATTCCGTAGGTCTTCAGCTGGAAATTTTCAAAGGCCTCCGAGACTGCTTCCACCTAGATCGTGATGATATCCATGAAAGGCCATTAGCAACTGCCAAttagaaaggaagaaagaaggatgaTGTAGAAAAGCTTAAAAAGATGAAACTAAGCACACGAACCAGTTCTGGTTTTTTGGAGTACACCCGCACAATTGTATCTTGATATGATGCTGGCAATAAATGGCTGATTTGGTCACCCGCCACAAGAAACTTCTCCGAACATTCATAGTCCTACCAAAAAAGGACCAGTGAATAGAATACACGAAATAATGCAAAGGCTGTTTCCCAGAAACATGCCCTTCAGTAATGAAGATGCTGAAAAGTTTATATGGTagtgttttcatattttttgctttaaaatgtGAACAGCATACCGCTACTATGATATGCTCTAGAAGCGAAATGAGATGACTGCAGATGACATGGCGggcattttcaaaaataatccTGTGATGATTCATTGACAGATGCAACGTAATATGTAATTGAACCAATTTCTACCAAAGCGCAGAGATGAGTTACCTTGAAAAAGTGGATCCTGTATGTCCCCCCCCAACATGCATATGGAAAAAAAACATGGCCATTAATTCTGATATGCCtgaagaaatattttaaagtcTTGCAAAATTGAACAAATTCTGATATGCTATTACCACTCAAGTGGATTATCCTTCCCACGGGTCAAATCAATCCTTACATTGCTTATCGCGATATCTTCTTCCCTTAAGTTTACTCCTGCCTTCgtctgaaaattttgaagatatcAAACATAAAAGTAAACAGATCTAGTGAACACCACAAGATCAACATCAAAGCATCAGTATTAGaatataagaaaatgaaaaggaccTGAGAGCACACAATATCGTGTGCCGTAACATCTTTGAAATGTTCAAGTTGGTCTTTTGGTACAGCATACTCATTGCAAAACTGCAAAAGATAAGCCAGCATTAATTGATCAAAATCTAGGGAAGAAGTGAGACAGAATCAGCAAAACTTGATTGAATGCCATGCATAAACATGCAGCCATGAAAGCCAAGTCATCCTTAAAAAAGAGCTTCAGCTTGGcatatgtttttccttttttcagtaaaagaaaaaagtcttGACTACTTGGATTGCTGACATCAAAGACCAGTTGTAATAACTGCATGTCTGCATATGTTTGTAAGCTCAacgattttttttaattcttttgcaTCAAAGATAAATGCAGAAAGCTCAATCATATTGAAATTCTTTTCAACAAATAGGCGATAAGCCAATAACCATTGGAAAACAAAACATGGAGTTAAGAACGGACAAAGCATACCTGATACAAATCTCTTCTGCGCATTCGCAAGATTAATTCCCTTGACGGCCTCAGCTCTTCATCAGGATCTGTTTCAATCCTTTTCATTATCGTGTCATCTAACTATatcatttaaaaacaaaatgttataagcaacaatgttgtaaaaagtgtatggtaagccgtatcggtctggttttaagatacgttgtatcataaaatatcgtaacgtattgtaactatatcatatttaaaaaaaattaaccagaaaaaattctgaaaaaatcataaaaaattagtaaaaattaaCATATTGTAACGTATCATaactgtatcgtatgatacggtgCCTGTATCGTAACTGTACAATACAGGTGGCATATCGTATCGCATTTCTGAAATGCGacgatatgtatcgtacgatacgtacaacattgaTAAGCAACATTTAGCTTGCAATAGTTTCCAATTTGACAACAATCATTGAGCAATATGCTGAGGACCTTCGAGTAATCTGCTGGGTTGTGGATGCTGGAAGAAATACCAAGATGCTTGTCAGCAAGCAGAAGTGCATCTACAAACATTAGCTCCAATGCCTGAGATAGATAAGCACAATATTACTGAATCTATGTTTGAAAAAGAGAAGCTCCATTCTTACAGTCAAGTATTCAGGCAAAATAATAAACTAAGTACCTTTACTTTTGCATGTGTATAGACTGTTCGGAAGAGATCAGCACGAGTTGAAAACAGCCTCTGAATAGTGAGATCTGTCCAAATCATCTCAATACAGTCCGAAATTGACACCAAATTGcaacaaaaacagaaataacttaaaaagaagaataaattGCACTATCACCAGACTACTAACATTCCTTTGCTCGATAGCATATTTCATCCCCAATGACACGCATGCTATCCATCAACCTGATGCAAAATAGCAACCTTTAGAATAGATTCTGAATCTGACAATGGAAAGATGCTCATTTAAGCTGGCTACAGTTTGAAAATAGACTTTAGATCATGTCAGGTAAGAGATTAAtggaaatgaaaacaacaatcAAAGCAAAAAGTACTTGAGATGGTAACAGCAACTACAGATCAAGAGTGCAGATCGAAGAACTAAATTAAAATCAATGAATCAAGGTGACACCTTTCGTAGTGAAAACTGCAGCCAATGCCACAAGCTCGACAATCACGGGCAATATAATCAAACCTGCACATATGCTTGCCATGGTATTAGAAGAATAAAAATGATTCCGACGTGCATGACATGCaagatgcatagaagaagaaaaagaagaaaaaggtgaacTTTTCAACTGACTTGTCAACATCTATTCCATTTCGGCCGTTTGCAACTATATCATACAAGTACTGCTTCTCTTTTAAGCCCTAGGTCAAAGccataaaaaaaaggtaagcaaaagaaaaagtccCATACGATAAATAACACAGGATGGGCACAATTAACATACATTTGTCACCGTGGTATTACAACTAGCCAGAATCATTTCCTGCAAAATAAAGTAATTGAGGTGACAATTTGCAAAAGagctattaaaaaaaaaaaaaaaaaaaaaaaagcatacaAAGCCATTTGGAAAATATAGCTAGAATTATCTTCAGAGAAAAGATACTAATCATCTGCATGCGTGTATATTGGAGTATGCAGGGCGAAAGAACGGTCTTGCAGGCATTTGAAGCCAGACAAGTCATTGATGATCTCATAACCAGTACGGACTTTAAAGACAACTGTGCATAAAAACACTGGAGTAACAGTACAGATATATGAAGAGTATTTATCCGAAAGTAACGTTTGGATTAAAGCTCAAAAAGGCTATTGACAAGTTTGTAGACGGGACActcttattttctcattttatacaCATTCAGTAGCATACGAAAATTCAAGGAAGTTTATCATTTGTCATGTAATGAATATTATTAAGGTTTCCCCTGCAGCTGTTTTATGCCTTTCAACTTCCAAAATGTGATACAATTAACAAAAGTAAATAAACAGAAACAAATTAAGGAACCAAAAAAGAACTACAGCCTTCAAAATGCAAGCACAACCTATCTTTCACAGTTTCACTAAGtttggaagtttttttttccatcaagaaattcatttaacatattttttgaacagaaatgacataaaatttctccatttaactttttcaaatatatttaatttactCTC
This genomic interval carries:
- the LOC116260199 gene encoding uncharacterized protein LOC116260199 isoform X2, whose protein sequence is MGSGAGVEFTANSHSNNVHFPFHDRRHTKYVYDNVHGNIHLDPLSLEFIDTEQFQRLRDLKQLGLTYLVYPGAVHSRFEHSLGVYWLSGQALNRLQYFQGPELDIHQSDIMAVKLAGLLHDVGHGPFSHLFDRAFLPLVLKGSEWSHEQMSAEMIDFMVDEHNIDIDPNLQRRVKEMILASCNTTVTNGLKEKQYLYDIVANGRNGIDVDKFDYIARDCRACGIGCSFHYERLMDSMRVIGDEICYRAKEYLTIQRLFSTRADLFRTVYTHAKVKALELMFVDALLLADKHLGISSSIHNPADYSKLDDTIMKRIETDPDEELRPSRELILRMRRRDLYQFCNEYAVPKDQLEHFKDVTAHDIVCSQTKAGVNLREEDIAISNVRIDLTRGKDNPLEWIHFFKDYECSEKFLVAGDQISHLLPASYQDTIVRVYSKKPELVEAVSEAFENFQLKTYGIKAQECNQTNLPYIRSK
- the LOC116260199 gene encoding uncharacterized protein LOC116260199 isoform X3; protein product: MSLTYVRMENWLFLLYYEATTLCWGKIETCPFPALSLEFIDTEQFQRLRDLKQLGLTYLVYPGAVHSRFEHSLGVYWLSGQALNRLQYFQGPELDIHQSDIMAVKLAGLLHDVGHGPFSHLFDRAFLPLVLKGSEWSHEQMSAEMIDFMVDEHNIDIDPNLQRRVKEMILASCNTTVTNGLKEKQYLYDIVANGRNGIDVDKFDYIARDCRACGIGCSFHYERLMDSMRVIGDEICYRAKEYLTIQRLFSTRADLFRTVYTHAKVKALELMFVDALLLADKHLGISSSIHNPADYSKLDDTIMKRIETDPDEELRPSRELILRMRRRDLYQFCNEYAVPKDQLEHFKDVTAHDIVCSQTKAGVNLREEDIAISNVRIDLTRGKDNPLEWIHFFKDYECSEKFLVAGDQISHLLPASYQDTIVRVYSKKPELVEAVSEAFENFQLKTYGIKAQVHETPKKKRSRSLKL
- the LOC116260199 gene encoding uncharacterized protein LOC116260199 isoform X1 — its product is MGSGAGVEFTANSHSNNVHFPFHDRRHTKYVYDNVHGNIHLDPLSLEFIDTEQFQRLRDLKQLGLTYLVYPGAVHSRFEHSLGVYWLSGQALNRLQYFQGPELDIHQSDIMAVKLAGLLHDVGHGPFSHLFDRAFLPLVLKGSEWSHEQMSAEMIDFMVDEHNIDIDPNLQRRVKEMILASCNTTVTNGLKEKQYLYDIVANGRNGIDVDKFDYIARDCRACGIGCSFHYERLMDSMRVIGDEICYRAKEYLTIQRLFSTRADLFRTVYTHAKVKALELMFVDALLLADKHLGISSSIHNPADYSKLDDTIMKRIETDPDEELRPSRELILRMRRRDLYQFCNEYAVPKDQLEHFKDVTAHDIVCSQTKAGVNLREEDIAISNVRIDLTRGKDNPLEWIHFFKDYECSEKFLVAGDQISHLLPASYQDTIVRVYSKKPELVEAVSEAFENFQLKTYGIKAQVHETPKKKRSRSLKL
- the LOC116260199 gene encoding uncharacterized protein LOC116260199 isoform X4; translated protein: MLLQRPKKTRRPGCTQLSLEFIDTEQFQRLRDLKQLGLTYLVYPGAVHSRFEHSLGVYWLSGQALNRLQYFQGPELDIHQSDIMAVKLAGLLHDVGHGPFSHLFDRAFLPLVLKGSEWSHEQMSAEMIDFMVDEHNIDIDPNLQRRVKEMILASCNTTVTNGLKEKQYLYDIVANGRNGIDVDKFDYIARDCRACGIGCSFHYERLMDSMRVIGDEICYRAKEYLTIQRLFSTRADLFRTVYTHAKVKALELMFVDALLLADKHLGISSSIHNPADYSKLDDTIMKRIETDPDEELRPSRELILRMRRRDLYQFCNEYAVPKDQLEHFKDVTAHDIVCSQTKAGVNLREEDIAISNVRIDLTRGKDNPLEWIHFFKDYECSEKFLVAGDQISHLLPASYQDTIVRVYSKKPELVEAVSEAFENFQLKTYGIKAQVHETPKKKRSRSLKL